From the Hylaeus volcanicus isolate JK05 chromosome 4, UHH_iyHylVolc1.0_haploid, whole genome shotgun sequence genome, one window contains:
- the LOC128875477 gene encoding bromodomain-containing protein 8 translates to MASVQDRLKLKRSYDNWSTREQLCLASSVLKSGDQNWMSVSRSLKAFSEKETLRPPDWFSQKSCAIQYAHLLENADTPKRKKRESGETTGESIVRRLTQERISELGQILAYQRDEYQQLKAEINLLKSGSITEDKLQKMWLAIDQEEREQEQKIRAHSAWLAKRQQKQELNSSPGVSIINQRKSIESTMEILETTETVDEDEKKTRGGRSPLLTSLLKSPSPTTQIQTSTTTVQGSSPTITSLLGSSPKVPNSQLTQNVSPQLHQLVSSTIPNIPSERPSVGAPTLSMLLEMPANAQRGPLPNLQSTATIVSQQNVPTEIHNLQPQPVHQVTIQNETPVPTQSLAINTSNIPVTESMVQIIDNIDDVIRKDIMADVIDKDEINQIIGDIEELIKEEITGSPQTLDTAATTINTLTVPQIQEIPVVTERPEPRDVDEVVSLSNSPQSEMAIEEIDSSTSNIAEIIGTVAIEPQEPKVIVTEISETVTNTPEETKSEESTNHEKVVLDDELVPELETQDGESSKDAPLEEKRTIDEFVDTMDSTSNTEVEESDTKTSTKELVDEIAEDELIEEEEETEVVIPEAKESPSDKLQRESSEELENKDAMELDQLEMHLAKITGEQQDVPSAEVVSVTSEITNDLPSTEDTEKSQDISLILEDDESTHSLDDTKKITEEHIIDNTIESTESIESFKEEPVIVIKEKTIIEVSEESPEKPQEEQTEETLEIYTDEFKKEDTKDSSEDTASSILQDIEVKEEEIEETAIIEDSNQLVSPGEIENLKQESMEPIKIEIDVSSIKKEEHSFQETKMEEVPKIQLENALVIEVKREEVPIKEEQKSVDSEHVKKETESMVSAGEDTVELDEEESSLSKLSGGRAMKTYSKKQNASIDSEPENEVTGEGADYRAWKKAVMLVYNRLATHKYASVFLRPITEDQAPGYHSVIFRPMDLSTIKKNIDNGTIRSTMHFQRDVMLMFQNAIMYNKHDTFIYKMAVSMQEECLQHMQILVQVTGEGTLRRETRTAASSSSEASESSIKRKRSHITPSPHDTDSPRSKKRRKSEND, encoded by the exons ATGGCATCGGTACAAGACA gattaaaattaaaacgatcTTATGATAATTGGAGTACACGCGAACAACTATGTTTAGCATCCAGTGTACTGAAGTCTGGTGATCAAAATTGGATGAGCGTGTCTCGATCTTTGAAAGCattttctgaaaaagaaacgttaagGCCCCCAGATTGGTTCTCTCAAAAATCATGCGCTATTCAATACGCCCATTTGTTAGAGAATGCGGATACtccaaagagaaaaaaaagagaaagtgGAGAGACAACAGGTGAATCGATAGTTAGGAGATTGACACAAGAAAGAATATCCGAATTAGGGCAAATTTTAGCTTATCAAAGGGACGAGTATCAACAGTTGAAggctgaaataaatttgttgaaatctGGATCTATAACAGAAGATAAGTTACAGAAGATGTGGCTGGCAATAGATCAAGAAGAGAGGGAACAAGAGCAAAAGATAAGAGCACATTCTGCATGGCTGGCAAAACGTCAACAGAAGCAAGAATTGAATTCGTCACCAGGAGTCTCAATTATAAATCAACGTAAATCTATAGAAAGTACAATGGAAATTCTAGAAACAACAGAAACTGTAGATgaagatgaaaagaaaactcgAGGTGGAAGATCGCCATTATTAACAAGTTTATTAAAGTCACCAAGTCCAACAACTCAAATTCAAACTTCAACTACCACAGTACAAGGGAGCTCCCCTACAATTACAAGTCTCCTTGGTTCTAGCCCTAAAGTACCAAATTCTCAATTAACGCAAAATGTATCGCCACAATTACATCAATTAGTTTCTTCTACAATACCAAATATACCATCAGAACGACCATCGGTTGGAGCACCAACCCTATCTATGTTATTAGAAATGCCTGCAAATGCACAAAGAGGGCCTCTACCTAATTTACAGTCAACCGCGACTATTGTTTCGCAACAAAACGTGCCTACGGAAATTCATAATCTTCAACCACAGCCAGTTCATCAAGTAAcaattcaaaatgaaacacCTGTACCTACTCAATCGCTCGCAATTAATACATCAAATATTCCAGTCACAGAAAGTATGGTACAGATAATAGATAATATAGACGATGTAATACGTAAAGATATAATGGCAGATGTAATAGATAAAGACGAAATTAACCAAATTATTGGAGAtatagaagaattaataaaagaagaaataactGGGAGTCCGCAAACGCTAGATACAGCTGCTACAACGATTAATACTCTTACTGTACCCCAGATACAAGAAATACCCGTCGTCACGGAACGACCAGAGCCCAGAGATGTAGACGAAGTTGTGTCGCTTTCTAATTCGCCGCAAAGCGAGATGGCTATCGAAGAAATTGACTCCAGTACATCAAATATTGCAGAAATCATAGGAACAGTTGCTATAGAACCACAGGAACCAAAAGTTATTGTTACAGAAATATCTGAAACTGTAACAAATACACCTGAAGAAACAAAATCTGAAGAAAGTACAAACCATGAAAAAGTGGTACTAGACGACGAACTTGTTCCTGAATTAGAGACTCAAGATGGTGAAAGCAGTAAAGATGCACCACTagaagagaaacgaacgatTGATGAATTTGTTGATACTATGGATTCTACTTCAAATACAGAAGTTGAAGAAAGCGATACAAAAACATCTACAAAAGAGCTTGTCGACGAAATAGCGGAAGATGAATTAatagaggaagaagaagaaacagaaGTAGTTATACCAGAAGCTAAAGAATCTCCAAGTGATAAATTACAAAGAGAATCTTCGGAAGAGTTAGAAAACAAAGATGCTATGGAATTAGATCAACTAGAAATGCATCTTGCTAAAATTACAGGTGAACAACAAGATGTTCCATCTGCAGAAGTAGTTAGCGTTACTTCTGAAATAACGAACGATCTTCCAAGTACAGAGGATACCGAAAAGTCACAGGATATTAGTTTAATCTTAGAAGACGACGAAAGTACACATAGTTTagatgatacaaaaaaaataacggaGGAACACATCATAGACAATACAATTGAGAGTACAGAATCCATTGAATCGTTTAAAGAGGAACctgtaattgtaataaaagaaaaaactattATAGAAGTAAGCGAAGAATCGCCAGAGAAACCTCAAGAAGAACAGACGGAAGAAACGTTAGAAATTTATACagatgaatttaaaaaggaaGATACAAAAGATTCCTCCGAAGATACAGCAAGTTCCATTTTACAAGACATAGAAgtcaaagaagaagaaatagaagaaacagCGATTATAGAAGATTCTAATCAATTGGTGTCCCCAGGAGAAATtgagaatttaaaacaagaatcCATGGAAcccattaaaattgaaattgatgttTCCAGTAtcaaaaaagaagaacattCATTTCAAGAGACAAAAATGGAAGAAGTACctaaaattcaattagaaAATGCTCTTGTCATAGAAGTAAAAAGGGAGGAAGTCCCCATAAAAGAAGAGCAAAAAAGTGTAGATAGCGAacatgtaaaaaaagaaacagaatcCATGGTCAGTGCTGGGGAAGATACTGTCGAATTGGACGAGGAAGAATCATCATTGAGTAAATTAAGCGGAGGACGCGCTATGAAAACTTattcaaaaaaacaaaatgcttCTATCGACAGTGAACCAGAAAATGAAGTTACTGGAGAAGGTGCAGACTACAGAGCATGGAAGAAAGCAGTAATGTTAGTTTACAATCGTCTAGCTACACATAAATatgcttctgtatttctgaGGCCTATTACTGAAGACCAAGCACCTGGATATCATTCGGTCATCTTTAGACCAATGGACTTATCTactattaaaaagaatatagaTAATGGCACCATTCGATCTACAATGCATTTTCAACGCGATGTCATGCTGATGTTTCAAAATGccattatgtataataaacatgatacgtttatttataaaatggcAGTTTCAATGCAGGAAGAATGTTTACAACATATGCAG ATACTCGTACAAGTCACAGGCGAGGGAACGCTTAGAAGAGAAACAAGAACTGCGGCGAGTAGCAGTAGCGAGGCCAGTGAAAGTAGTATAAAGAGAAAACGAAGTCATATTACTCCTAGTCCACATGATACTGATAGTCCACGTTCAAAAAAACGCAGAAAATCAGAAAATGATTAG
- the LOC128875485 gene encoding uncharacterized protein LOC128875485 — protein sequence MGHYASGDTRKTIHSSEDDEGYENQSYSTISIELQARSGITDKPRLSFGKCEGISPLPIPPTSDDTDRPFWGEDELSSSESRQQLNPKQKRRRSFSYRNRIALRSLLFQSSSSSIDSISEQISSRVLKQERYSRYAGRFGVEQLQPGCSVTKKKYAYKKVPLFSCNDQNVYSRCRNSMHKYAQKRNSVLTNKKVRRKSCSTSSSGNDSRNH from the exons ATGGGTCATTATGCTAGCGGTGATACACGAAAAACGATACATAGCTCTGAAGATGACGAAGGTTATGAAAATCAATCTTATAGTACAATATCTATTGAATTACAAGCTCGATCAGGTATTACAGATAAACCACGTTTATCGTTTGGGAAATGTGAAGGAATT TCTCCATTACCAATACCGCCAACGTCAGACGACACTGATAGGCCGTTTTGGGGGGAGGATGAATTAAGTAGCTCAGAATCAAGGCAACAACTAAATCCAAAACAGAAACGTCGTCGTAGTTTTTCTTATCGAAATCGTATCGCATTACGATCATTACTTTTCCAATCATCAAGCTCTAGCATAGATTCGATATCTGAGCAAATTTCATCGAGag TTCTTAAACAGGAGAGATACAGTCGATATGCAGGACGATTTGGCGTGGAACAATTACAACCTGGATGTAGtgttacaaaaaagaaatatgcgTATAAAAAAGTACCCCTGTTTTCGTGTAACGATCAGAATGTTTATTCAAGATGTAGAAATTCAATGCACAAGTATGCACAAAAACGTAATTCAGtgttaacgaataaaaaagttCGTCGAAAGAGTTGTTCGACATCGTCTTCGGGAAACGATTCTCGAAATCACTGA
- the LOC128875480 gene encoding heparanase-like, which translates to MSYFVTNDRGKHQYERLDEVHNQSTLRPIISLIVVGICMILLILSAWNFNNAINETSNVHVFYLNFKRSPLHVVSTKFLSFGLDTSLLRDMINFPIENEKFINLARHLAPAYVRIGGTSSDCLYFNQTTQIIPEKIISPINGNDISNFTLTEIDFENLYNFAIKSKLRMIFDLNVLIRTADNSWDDINAKDIILFAKNKQMKLDWQLGNEPNSFRHVFNRVVNATQLANDYYQLRQLLNKLGYNESILVGPEVNHIGDTNHQGECYAETFLKNDKDSVNYVTWHQYYLNGREARVADFINVSTFNYLPMQIKSMKEAIKLSGKNILMWLSETSTAYGGGAPELSDRFVGGFLWLDKLGYSASTGLNVVTRQSLFGGYYAMVGPDLIPNPDWWVSVVYKQFVSEKVLKLTSLNNSDRVRLYAHCTSKKALISRVSAITIYGVNINKVPVHITIQGIYSALHRNAKIFLYAFTSDNLQSRDIKMNGKILKLEPDGSLPPFWPIILEPTQVITLPPYSMVFIVIHGVKVPACEA; encoded by the exons atgaGTTATTTCGTAACTAACGATCGGGGTAAACATCAGTACGAAAGACTCGATGAAGTTCATAACC agtCAACGTTACGCCCTATTATTAGTTTAATCGTAGTGGGCATTTGtatgatattattaatattgtcaGCATGGAATTTTAACAATGCGATAAATGAAACTAGTAACGTTCACGTATTTTACTTGAATTTCAAACGATCACCTTTACATGTAgtatcaacaaaatttttgtcctTCGGTCTCGATACTTCTTTATTACGCGATATGATAAACTTTccaattgaaaatgaaaaatttattaacttagCTCGGCATCTTGCACCTGCTTATGTTCGAATAGGTGGTACATCGTCAGATTGTTTATACTTCAATCAG ACAACGCAAATAATTCCGGAGAAAATAATTAGTCCTATAAATGGCAATGACAtaagtaattttacattaaccgaaatagatttcgaaaatttatataactttGCCATAAAATCGAAACTACGCATGATCTTCGATTTAAATGTATTGATTAGAACTGCTGATAATTCCTGGGACGATATTAACGCcaaagatattattttatttgccaAAAATAAACAGATGAAATTAGATTGGCAGTTAGGGAATG aaCCAAATTCCTTTCGTCATGTATTTAATAGGGTTGTCAATGCTACACAACTTGCAAATGATTATTATCAATTAAgacaattattaaacaaactaGGATATAATGAAAGTATTCTTGTCGGTCCAGAAGTAAATCATATTGGTGATACCAATCATCAGGGAGAATGTTATGCAgaaacgtttttaaaaaatgataaagataGTGTAAATTATGTTACTTGGCATCAGTATTATCTTAATGGAAGAGAAGCTCGAGTAGCTGACTTCATAAACGTTTCCACCTTTAATTATTTGCCAATGCAAATTAAATCTATGAAAGAAGCAATTAAGCTAtcaggaaaaaatattcttatgtGGTTAT cAGAAACTAGTACAGCTTATGGTGGGGGTGCTCCAGAATTATCAGATAGGTTTGTGGGTGGATTTTTATGGCTTGATAAATTAGGATACTCTGCCAGCACAGGTTTAAATGTTGTCACCAGACAATCATTATTTGGTGGATATTATGCTATGGTGGGGCCTGATCTTATACCAAATCCAGATTGGTGGGTTAGCGTAGTGTATAAACAATTTGTGTCAGAAAAGGTTTTGAAATTGACATCTTTAAACAACTCTGACCGTGTGCGACTTTATGCACACTGTACCTCTAAGAAAGCATTAATCAGTAGAGTGTCAGCAATTACAATATATGGAGTGAACATAAACAAAGTTCCTGTTCATATAACTATTCAAGGGATTTATTCTGCACTTCACAGAAATGCCAAAATCtttttatatgcatttacTTCTGATAATCTTCAATCAAG agatataaaaatgaatggaaaaatattaaaattggaaCCTGATGGGAGTTTACCACCATTTTGGCCTATAATATTAGAACCTACACAAGTGATTACATTGCCACCCTATTCTATGGTATTCATTGTAATACATGGTGTAAAGGTTCCAGCTTGTGAGGCATAG
- the LOC128875481 gene encoding V-type proton ATPase subunit S1-like: protein MTQFRSVFSFVLTLIVVSQISSLHAENAVPVLLWGGLADTDSETSAVNPFLKTSSKEFDLFLRKKLETSPPVLLYVKDNLCVEDLVKHKQNLHTVATGDSLKYFPAVEKAVNVVEDLPSYNQTYDDYTDSKSEGQLSIMPITNLDIVPETYKTIKESSPNLIAILTGRSCSYSRSERVKRDTSTLSSNSSAFIASSERVLLYSSQALSLKLVDVINLPLKHTSIQEGQGTKESPLVLKLVFNETDSSAIKHILHFKFEVKSTGYYTLKTIIYEGINYKIKDSTNHSLTTNTDIVFPFNFSYHCSQNVIFEQNSTILNITDLQVQIDAKAFKNGKAFSDAYDCVGFTTIPIWTGIFVTAILALIMIWALTMIMDIRTMDRFDDPKGKTITISSQE from the exons ATGACACAATTTCGTAGTGTTTTTAGCTTTGTTCTCACGTTAATCGTCGTGTCACAGATTTCATCGTTGCACGCCGAGAATGCTGTACCTGTATTATTATGGGGCGGTTTAGCTGATACCGATTCGGAAACGAGTGCAGTgaatccatttttaaaaacttctaGCAAAGAATTCGATTTGTTTCTACGTAAAAAGTTGGAAACTTCTCCTCCTGTTCTTCTTTACGTGAAAGATAATCTGTGCGTCGAGGATTTAGTGAAACACAAACAG AATCTTCATACAGTCGCCACTGGcgattcgttaaaatattttcctgcCGTTGAGAAAGCGGTAAATGTTGTCGAAGATTTGCCATCGTATAATCAAACATACGATGATTATACAGATTCAAAATCTGAAGGACAGTTGTCGATTATGCCTATTACCAATCTAGATATAGTTCCAGAGACATATAAGACGATAAAAGAGTCCAGTCCTAATTTAATAGCTATTCTCACAGGAAGATCATGTAGTTATAGCCGTTCTGAAAGAGTTAAGAGAGATACCTCTACTCTATCTTCTAATTCTTCCGCTTTTATTGCTTCATCAGAGAGAGTACTTTTGTATTCTAGTCAAGCATTGTCACTGAAG CTTGTAGATGTCATAAACCTTCCACTTAAACATACGAGTATACAAGAAGGACAAGGTACAAAAGAGTCTCCATTAGTATTGAAACTGGTATTCAATGAAACGGATTCATCTGCGATTAAGCATATACtccattttaaatttgagGTCAAAAGTACAGGATACTATACtcttaaaacaattatttacgaaggaattaattacaaaatcaagGATAGTACTAATCACAGCCTGACTACGAACACGGATATTGTTTttccgtttaatttttcttatcattGTTCACAGAACgttatttttgaacaaaattctacTATCTTAAATATCACAGATTTGCAAGTGCAAATCGATGCAAAGGCATTTAAGAATGGAAAAGCATTTAGCGATGCGTACGATTGCGTTGGGTTTACTACAATTCCAATTTGGACAGGAATATTTGTCACTGCCATATTAGCTTTAATCATGATTTGGGCTCTTACTATGATCATGGATATTCGTACTATGGATAGATTTGATGATCCTAAAGGAAAAACGATCACTATTTCATCTCAGGAATGA
- the LOC128875518 gene encoding tektin-3-like, producing the protein MDSNKIEEKRETVMYSVCVLQQLQPWSTVGVLPCMEQIAGPPISIRVGEFYKTPKPHPWRPTLGYETVEAFSLPAQPVTNLLSETCYMPNGMATEPMRFPNLVTGFDRNPAHAARAALYTRYGPYEWVQNQLRLYNESNSNRNYSENLRQDTVRMMREADEKVQNGQIETGRKLGERITDTTYWKNEVTSELERLIIENAKMQECRRGLQTTIQSLEGQLHIAQECLYYREARTGSDLVHDQAEHALLKEVEVVRNCQNKLEHFTDKCVNQLTNSRAVQNQLEIDIRNKETALGIDITCHQMNNFSRGLKYYGGIENYDNSVTQAESWAEASNNVVKKSQLERSKSSQLQSDIEIAINAVGHEMWEAWGNTNNALSRRAAEMLEAKEKLQIHLHKIQQEIFEIEKNLQLMQKAIADKSSALKVAHTRLESRTHRPEAELCKDYAQLRMIEEVKTIHSMINDMNLKLQRFEAQHQQLLRTRSNLETDLKSKVDALFIDREKCMGIRRSYPVASVIKF; encoded by the exons ATGGATAGTAATAAAATCGAGGAGAAGAGAGAAACTGTTATGTATTCGGTTTGTGTCCTGCAG CAACTCCAACCATGGAGTACAGTGGGTGTATTACCCTGTATGGAACAAATTGCTGGTCCACCTATTTCGATTAGAGTAggagaattttataaaactcCCAAACCACATCCATGGCGTCCTACTTTGGGATACGAAACCGTGGAAGCATTTTCTCT ACCTGCACAACCTGTGACAAATCTGTTGTCAGAGACTTGTTATATGCCGAATGGAATGGCTACGGAACCAATGAGATTTCCAAATTTGGTGACTGGTTTCGATAGAAATCCAGCACACGCGGCACGGGCTGCGCTTTACACGAGATATGGTCCATACGAATGGGTACAAAACCAACTGAGGCTGTACAATGAATCTAATAGCAACAGAAATTATTCGGAAAACTTAAGACAGGATACTGTTCGGATGATGCG AGAAGCAGATGAGAAAGTACAAAATGGTCAAATTGAAACAGGTCGAAAATTAGGAGAAAGAATTACAGATACCACATATTGGAAAAATGAAGTAACTTCCGAATTAGAACGtttgataattgaaaatgcAAAGATGCAGGAGTGCCGTCGAGGCTTACAAACAACGATACAAAGCTTAGAAGGACAGCTGCACATAGCACaagaatgtttatattatcgGGAGGCTAGGACag GTTCCGATTTGGTTCATGATCAAGCTGAGCATGCTCTTCTAAAGGAGGTAGAGGTGGTCAGGAACtgtcaaaataaattagaacACTTTACTGATAAATGTGTTAATCaa CTTACAAACAGCAGAGCAGTACAAAATCAATTAGAGATTGACatacgaaataaagaaactgcACTTGGGATAGATATTACGTGTCATCAGATGAATAATTTCAGTCGTGGTTTGAAGTACTATGGTGGTATTGAAAACTATGATAATAg TGTTACACAAGCTGAATCATGGGCTGAAGCATCTAACAATGTAGTGAAAAAGTCACAGTTGGAAAGATCAAAATCTAGTCAGCTTCAAAGTGATATTGAAATCGCTATAAATGCAGTTGGACATGAAATGTGGGAAGCATGGGGCAATACAAACAATGCATTGTCTAGAAGGGCTGCTGAAATGCTtgaagcaaaagaaaaattacaaatacatttacataaa aTTCAACAAGAGATCTTtgagattgaaaaaaatttacaattaatgcAAAAAGCCATTGCAGATAAAAGTTCTGCTTTGAAAGTGGCACACACGCGACTTGAAAGTAGAACACATCGGCCTGAAGCAGAATTATGTAAAGATTATGCTCAACTcag AATGATCGAGGAAGTAAAAACTATACATTCAATGATAAAtgatatgaatttaaaattacaaagattTGAAGCACAACATCAACAGCTATTACGCACCAGATCTAATTTAGAAACTGATTTAAAATCTAAAGTCGATGCGCTATTTATCGATAGAGAAAAATGCATGGGTATACGAAGAAGTTATCCTGTTGCTTCAGTTATTAAGTTTTGA
- the LOC128875478 gene encoding glycerol-3-phosphate acyltransferase 1, mitochondrial isoform X3, with protein MYEEPCGLFSRWLRIIVVRGYPVHDSLVNTISKQHMPFGLNILEISPGCTLLSKIFHSISHIYNRKIYDYTRVTQTVLNDERLQESIKLTAWEAVNNEGCSEKEALATAKARAKTILLEMESRLSNTLLKITVWILYKLLPCFIQSAIVLPSQIEMLKKANDTGLPLIFLPLHRSHLDYVMISFILLTNDIRNPLIAAGDNLKIPFFGWLLRGLGAFFIKRRIDPVVGRKDLLYRATLHAYIVESLRAGHNLEFFIEGGRTRTGKPCMPKGGILSVIIDAYMDGTVEDALLIPVAMNYERLVDGNFIREQLGQPKKMETFRSTIRAMWETLMGHYGILKIDFCQPFSLREMLKSFQTQQNKLTNIKTAPVERPLKYTMSTSSLYGTDVVVEEHRQLVDSIARHVVYDSSTSTPIMSTNVVAFLLLNKFRDGCTLDKLVEAFDSMRQDLECRNRDTAFCGESIDIINHALDILGPGLVKQQRQEITEAADGQLIKSDVVTAIRPVSILPNVIELSYYSNTMLTCYVMDSIVVTALYAELKSQINDPIAIAQNNITVSQDLLIQRSLKLCDIFKYEFIFCKPCQELERIVIEVIENLSYTSIITLQEECYLTEELWSRRYAQKFDDSSDEEHCNQNRAKHIQYKLSLVPEDAKRMEFLHTLLRPLVDTYTFSAFTLKKLVGRSLSEKDLVQEVLSELKTNLDRGIVNYGESLCVDPIKNSLKLFEKWNVLECHPQENIKLFYLKDEYDTDTAATSIYETIAAFKWFRNTN; from the exons atgtacgaagAGCCATGTGGACTTTTTTCACGATGGTTGCGTATTATCGTCGTACGGGGGTATCCAGTACAT gATTCATTGGTAAATACAATTAGCAAGCAGCATATGCCCTttggtttaaatatattggaaATTAGTCCAGGGTGTACACTTCTCTCCAAAATATTCCACTCTATTTCACATATTTACAACCGTAAAATATACGATTATACAAGAGTAACACAAACA GTTTTAAACGACGAGAGGTTACAGGAATCTATAAAGTTGACTGCTTGGGAAGCAGTTAATAATGAAGGCTGTAGCGAGAAAGAGGCTTTGGCAACAGCAAAAGCTAGAGCCAAAACAATATTGCTTGAAATGGAAAGCAGGCTAAGCAATACTTTACTTAAAATAACTGTATGGATTCTTTACAAATTGTTACCATGTTTTATACAGTCTGCTATAGTATTACCTTCTCAAATAGAGATGTTGAAGAAGGCGAATGATACGGGTCTTCCTTTGATATTTCTTCCCTTACATCGTAGTCATCTAGATTATGTCATGATCAGCTTCATTTTATTGACGAATGACATTCGAAATCCATTGATCGCGGCTggagataatttaaaaattccattttttgg GTGGCTTTTACGAGGTTTAGGtgcattttttataaaacgtCGAATTGATCCTGTCGTGGGTCGTAAAGATCTTCTTTATCGTGCTACTCTTCACGCATACATAGTGGAAAGCTTAAGGGCAGGCCATAATTTAGAATTCTTTATAGAGGGTGGGCGAACAAGAACTGGTAAACCATGTATGCCGAAAGGTGGCATTTTAAGTGTCATTATTGATGCATACATGGATGGAACTGTTGAAGATGCACTACTAATACCTGTTGCAATGAATTATGAGCGTCTTGTTGACGGAAATTTTATTAGAGAACAGCTAGGTCAACcaaagaaaatggaaacatTTCGATCTACAATTAGGGCTATGTGGGAAACCTTAATGGGACATTATGGCAttcttaaaattgatttttgtcaGCCGTTTTCGCTTAGG GAAATGTTGAAATCCTTTCAAactcaacaaaataaattgactAACATAAAAACAGCTCCTGTTGAGAGACCTTTGAAGTATACAATGTCAACTTCATCGCTTTATGGTACAGACGTTGTTGTGGAAGAACACCGTCAGTTAGTAGATAGTATTGCACGACATGTTGTATATG attcTTCTACCTCAACGCCGATAATGTCGACGAATGTTGTTgcgtttttacttttaaacaagTTTCGGGATGGTTGTACATTGGATAAATTAGTCGAAGCATTTGATTCAATGAGACAAGATTTAGAATGCCGTAATAGAGATACTGCATTCTGCGGAGAAAGtattgatattataaatcaCGCT CTGGATATTTTAGGTCCAGGATTAGTAAAGCAGCAAAGACAAGAAATTACAGAAGCAGCTGACGGTCAGTTAATAAAGTCGGATGTTGTTACTGCGATACGTCCTGTATCAATTTTGCCAAATGTAATTGAGCTATCCTATTACAGCAATACAATGCTAACATGTTACGTTATGGATAGTATAGTAG TAACAGCTTTGTATGCTGAATTGAAGTCACAGATCAATGATCCAATAGCCATTGCTCAAAACAATATTACAGTATctcaagatttattaattcagaGATCACTTAAGCTTTGTGATATCTTTAagtacgaatttattttctgtaaacCATGTCAAGAATTAGAGCGCATTGTTATAGAAGTTATAGAGAATCTTTCATATACGAGTATCATTACATTACAGGAG GAATGTTATTTAACCGAGGAGTTATGGAGTCGAAGATACGCGCAAAAATTTGATGATAGTTCAGATGAAGAACATTGTAATCAAAATAGGGCTAAACATATACAGTACAAA TTGAGCTTAGTACCAGAGGACGCGAAACGCATGGAATTTTTGCACACGTTATTACGACCTTTAGTCGATACCTATACTTTCAGCGCCTTTACTCTTAAGAAACTAGTAGGACGGTCGCTTTCTGAAAAAGACCTCGTTCAAGAAGTTTTAAGTGAACTGAAAACGAATTTAGATCGTGGTATTGTAAATTATG GTGAGAGTTTATGCGTTGATCCAATAAAAAACTCGTTAAAGTTGTTCGAAAAATGGAACGTTTTGGAATGTCATCCGCAGGAGAACATtaaacttttctatctaaaagACGAGTATGATACAGACACAGCTGCAACGAGTATCTATGAAACTATAGCAGCGTTTAAATGGTTTAGAAAcacaaattag